The Armatimonadota bacterium genome includes a window with the following:
- a CDS encoding ferredoxin codes for MTDRSPSRRTEACVRFLPSDRVRHVRDSLTIFALAREADVAIYNTCNGVGTCGKCLVFVKGPVSEPTDTERRFLSEEQLKDGWRLACQTWPRGEVEVTVPSYGPQQILTGGVRARFRLAPPVVKRVFKLTPPSLEDQTGDYARACRELGIAAEDTVGLEVLRSLAGALRPEWQATAVLCDGRLTGIEPGDTTASLLGVAFDIGTTTLVGYLRDLWTGEELAVASDLNPQVSYGADVISRIEYAINEPNGLKTLHTQVCNRLNRMIGELCDEAGADRRQVYAVSVAGNSVMQHLFLGIDPRNIAFAPYIPVVQEGLSLPPGQARMDINPAGRVYVMPAVASYVGGDIVADILATRLWRRKGTSLLVDIGTNGEIVLCVNGDIVACAAPAGPCFEGANISSGMRAAEGAITSVRLTPDGDFCIETIGGARARGFCGSGLVDAVAALLESGLVDETGRLLPADELPDTVPAPVAARLRERDGAQEVVFGDRHQGEVALTQADIRELQNAKGSIAAGIQVLCDRNGVDPAGLGVVLLAGAFGNFVRPSSARRIGLLPAVPLNRIRSVGNAAGVGAQMALLSHAERRQAQRLRSRVRYVELSGSPDFRDAYMDAMFFPTG; via the coding sequence ATGACAGACAGATCGCCCTCTCGGCGCACAGAGGCCTGCGTGCGCTTCCTCCCTTCCGACCGTGTTCGTCACGTCCGCGACTCCCTGACCATCTTCGCTCTGGCCCGCGAGGCGGATGTCGCCATCTATAACACCTGCAATGGGGTCGGAACCTGCGGTAAGTGCCTGGTGTTCGTCAAAGGCCCTGTTTCGGAACCCACCGACACCGAACGGCGATTCCTTTCCGAAGAGCAGTTGAAGGACGGCTGGCGGCTGGCGTGCCAGACGTGGCCCCGCGGGGAGGTGGAGGTCACAGTCCCGTCCTATGGACCGCAGCAGATTCTGACCGGCGGGGTGCGCGCGCGGTTCCGGCTGGCCCCTCCGGTGGTGAAGCGCGTCTTCAAACTGACTCCACCGTCGCTGGAGGACCAGACCGGCGACTATGCCAGGGCCTGCCGCGAGCTGGGGATCGCTGCAGAGGACACGGTGGGACTGGAGGTGCTGCGCTCGCTTGCCGGAGCGCTTCGCCCCGAATGGCAGGCGACGGCAGTGCTCTGCGACGGGCGCCTGACAGGCATCGAGCCGGGTGACACGACAGCATCGCTCCTTGGGGTGGCGTTCGACATCGGAACCACCACTCTGGTGGGCTACCTGCGTGACCTATGGACCGGCGAAGAACTTGCTGTAGCGAGCGATCTGAATCCGCAGGTTTCCTATGGGGCGGACGTCATCAGCCGAATAGAGTATGCCATCAACGAGCCGAACGGCCTGAAGACGCTCCATACCCAGGTCTGCAACCGGCTGAACCGGATGATCGGGGAACTCTGCGACGAGGCTGGAGCGGACCGCCGCCAGGTGTATGCCGTCTCGGTGGCGGGCAACAGTGTGATGCAGCATCTGTTCCTGGGGATAGATCCCCGCAACATCGCGTTCGCTCCCTATATTCCCGTAGTCCAGGAGGGGCTTTCCCTTCCGCCCGGTCAGGCGCGGATGGACATCAACCCCGCCGGACGGGTGTATGTGATGCCCGCGGTGGCAAGCTACGTGGGCGGCGATATTGTGGCGGACATCCTGGCGACACGGCTCTGGAGGCGCAAAGGAACCTCTCTCCTGGTGGATATCGGGACGAACGGGGAGATCGTCCTGTGCGTCAACGGGGACATCGTGGCCTGCGCCGCGCCGGCCGGCCCGTGCTTTGAGGGCGCGAACATCTCCAGCGGAATGCGAGCTGCGGAGGGAGCCATCACATCGGTCCGCCTGACGCCGGACGGGGACTTCTGCATCGAGACCATCGGCGGAGCGCGCGCCCGGGGTTTCTGCGGTTCCGGACTGGTGGACGCGGTGGCGGCGCTGCTGGAAAGCGGACTGGTGGACGAGACCGGCCGCCTGCTGCCCGCGGACGAACTTCCGGATACGGTCCCGGCTCCGGTCGCCGCCCGGCTGCGCGAGCGCGACGGCGCGCAGGAGGTGGTCTTTGGTGACCGGCATCAGGGGGAAGTGGCGCTGACCCAGGCGGATATCCGGGAGCTTCAGAACGCCAAGGGCTCCATCGCGGCCGGCATCCAGGTGCTGTGCGACCGCAACGGAGTGGACCCCGCCGGGCTGGGCGTCGTCCTGCTGGCCGGAGCGTTCGGCAACTTTGTGAGACCCTCAAGCGCCCGGCGGATCGGGCTGCTTCCAGCCGTGCCGCTCAACCGCATCCGCTCGGTGGGCAATGCGGCAGGAGTGGGGGCGCAGATGGCGCTTCTCTCGCACGCGGAGCGCCGGCAGGCGCAGAGGCTGAGGTCCCGGGTGCGCTATGTGGAACTCTCTGGCAGCCCCGACTTCCGCGACGCCTATATGGACGCCATGTTCTTCCCCACGGGCTGA
- the rsbV gene encoding anti-sigma-B factor antagonist, with protein MELGIHTEKRGDNIAVVSLSGEVDVYSSPRVRSAMLEQLDGGSKYLVMDLSKVDYLDSSGLGILVAGLKRSRENGGEVFLVNPKPRIQHVLEVTGLHNVFTILKSVDEAVARAERN; from the coding sequence ATGGAACTGGGCATCCATACGGAGAAACGGGGAGACAACATCGCAGTGGTCTCTCTCTCCGGAGAAGTGGACGTGTATTCGTCTCCCCGGGTCCGGTCGGCGATGCTGGAGCAGCTTGACGGCGGGTCGAAGTATCTCGTCATGGACCTGAGCAAGGTGGACTACCTGGACTCCAGCGGTCTGGGGATCCTGGTGGCCGGTCTGAAGCGCTCGCGTGAGAACGGCGGCGAGGTATTTCTGGTGAACCCCAAGCCCAGGATCCAGCACGTGCTGGAGGTTACGGGGCTGCATAATGTGTTCACCATCCTGAAGTCGGTGGACGAGGCGGTCGCGCGCGCGGAAAGGAACTGA
- a CDS encoding transcriptional repressor — protein sequence METRSQAVSDRSYDRKMAGKSLSEACREKGLRMTRQRQVIVDLLENSREHLDAPTLLREARRRVPAIDKTTVYRTIKRLRKLGLIDELDLLHMGEHDGHFYEPLPEKMHLHIVCMQCGKVEDMQPETWAEMEREVETKRGYSIEMARVEIGGYCPACRRARSGG from the coding sequence ATGGAGACCAGATCACAGGCTGTGAGCGACCGCTCCTACGACCGGAAGATGGCCGGGAAGTCCCTTTCCGAGGCCTGCCGGGAGAAGGGGCTGCGGATGACGCGACAGCGGCAGGTGATTGTGGACCTGCTGGAGAACTCGCGCGAGCACCTGGACGCCCCCACGCTGCTTCGCGAGGCGCGACGCCGCGTCCCCGCCATTGACAAGACCACCGTCTACCGGACCATCAAGCGGTTGCGGAAGCTGGGGCTCATAGACGAGCTGGATCTGCTGCACATGGGGGAGCACGACGGGCACTTTTACGAGCCGCTCCCCGAGAAGATGCACCTGCACATCGTCTGCATGCAGTGCGGCAAGGTGGAGGATATGCAGCCGGAGACCTGGGCGGAGATGGAACGGGAGGTGGAGACGAAGCGCGGTTACTCCATCGAGATGGCACGCGTGGAGATCGGCGGCTATTGCCCTGCGTGCCGCCGCGCCCGCTCCGGCGGCTGA
- the mnmA gene encoding tRNA-specific 2-thiouridylase MnmA: protein MTDRTGMTVVVAMSGGVDSSVAAALLKERGYNVIGVTLQIWPSDAPSEGQGCCSLDAVEDARRVATMLDIPHYVLNMREEFERSVIADFLDEYSRGRTPNPCIRCNEHVKFSALLGKAQALGADRLATGHYARIGRDAEGRFTLLRAADPRKDQSYVLYMLGQRELARLEFPLGDMAKKDARTLAREMGLPVWRKPDSQEICFVGSEGHRAFLAQRRPETAVPGEIRDTSGRLLGRHPGAAGFTIGQRKGIGVAAAEPLYVVDIDTCRNIITVGPWEELMTTSVRVGAVKWVSGVPPAGPIAVTCKVRYNMREVPATVRPLPDGEWELEFVTPERAPTPGQAAVFYDGETVLGGGTIESVCRGARQPVEGGVQQ, encoded by the coding sequence GTGACGGACAGAACCGGCATGACAGTGGTGGTGGCCATGAGTGGCGGAGTGGACAGCTCCGTCGCCGCAGCTCTGCTGAAGGAGCGGGGGTATAACGTCATCGGAGTGACGCTGCAGATCTGGCCGTCCGACGCGCCTTCCGAGGGGCAGGGTTGCTGCTCGCTGGACGCCGTGGAGGACGCGCGTCGCGTGGCCACAATGCTGGACATCCCCCATTACGTCCTCAACATGCGGGAAGAGTTCGAACGCTCCGTCATCGCCGATTTTCTGGACGAATACTCGCGCGGGAGGACCCCGAACCCGTGCATCCGGTGCAACGAGCACGTGAAGTTCAGCGCCCTGCTGGGCAAAGCGCAGGCTCTGGGGGCGGACCGCCTGGCCACGGGGCACTATGCGCGGATCGGCCGGGACGCTGAAGGACGGTTCACCCTCCTGCGCGCGGCCGACCCCCGGAAAGATCAGTCTTACGTTCTGTATATGTTGGGGCAGCGGGAGCTTGCGCGCCTGGAGTTTCCTCTGGGGGATATGGCCAAGAAGGACGCCCGGACGCTGGCCAGAGAGATGGGGCTGCCAGTGTGGCGGAAGCCGGACAGTCAGGAGATCTGCTTTGTGGGCAGCGAAGGCCACCGCGCCTTCCTGGCGCAGCGCAGGCCCGAGACCGCGGTGCCGGGAGAGATCCGGGACACATCGGGCAGGCTTCTGGGAAGGCACCCCGGAGCAGCCGGGTTCACCATCGGACAGAGGAAGGGGATCGGCGTGGCCGCCGCCGAACCACTGTATGTGGTGGACATAGACACATGCCGGAATATCATCACCGTGGGCCCGTGGGAAGAGTTGATGACCACCAGCGTGCGGGTGGGAGCGGTAAAGTGGGTGTCGGGAGTGCCTCCGGCCGGTCCGATTGCCGTGACCTGTAAAGTCAGATACAATATGCGCGAAGTCCCGGCCACAGTCCGGCCGCTGCCGGACGGCGAGTGGGAGCTTGAATTTGTCACCCCGGAACGCGCACCGACCCCGGGACAGGCAGCTGTGTTCTATGACGGGGAGACGGTGCTAGGCGGCGGCACGATCGAGAGCGTGTGCCGCGGGGCCAGGCAGCCCGTTGAAGGAGGAGTGCAGCAGTGA